The stretch of DNA tttattctttcctttatgtcccttactttaggagacatatcagtagaGATGTTGCTGTGTCAGATTTTCGGGTCAATtatttcctctaggactttcatggtataacaacttatatttaagtcttttatccaccttgaatttatttttgtttatggtgtaagctCATGatcaagtttcagttttttgtatcgagctgtccagatctcccaaaaccatttgttatAGAGGCTATTTTAACTCAATTTTAGGTTGctgcaccctttgtcaaatattcattgaccatagagacttgggtttatttcttggctctctattctgtccatTGGtccgtgtgcctgtttttatgccagtaccaggctgttttgattaaagtggccttgtaatatagtttgataatgaggtattgtgatttctcctgttttgttcttctttctcataattgctgcagctattcaaaGGCacttatggttctatataaatttctgaaatgtttgttttatatctgtgaaatatgttatgggtactttaatagggattgcattgaatctgtaaattgctttgggtagaatggacatttcgATAATCttaattcttccattccatgagcatggtacatgcttccatttgtctgtgtcttccttgatttctttcttcagtgttgtatagttgtctgagtacaggtcttttacctccttggttaggtttattcctaggtactttactttcTTGTTGATATATCAACTGGGATTTtctccctgatttctgtttctgatgtttcattgttggtatacaaagaTGCCCTAGATTTCTGAGTATTGGCTTTGTgtctggctgttttgccaaattcatttattagattgagtagtttttggtggtATCTATGGGATTTTcttgtacactatcatgtcatctgcaaaaagtgagagttgtgtttcctcctttccagttgggatgccttttatttctttttcttgtccgaTTTCTGTCGCATGGACTTtcagtagtatgttgaataggagtggtgaagtgggcacctttgtcttgttcctaatcttagtgggaaagctctaagttttgtccattgagtatgatattggctgcaggtctgtcatacatggcctttgttatgttgatgaatgttccctctattcccactttggtgagtgtttttatcataaatgggtgctatatcttatcaaatgctttttctgcacctatagatatgatcatgtgatttttgtcttttgttttatgtggtgtattatgtttattgatttgcgaatattgtaccaccgTCGCACCCCTGGGATTAATCCTGCTTggtatggtgtatgatctttgatattctatagaaaaaaatgatatagtTCAAGTAagtacagttttttctttttagctttttagGTCAACATTTCTAagatattatataattttcattccGTAAAAGTTCAaatttctgtattgttttatagttcaataattttcaacaaatagAGACTGGTAGCAGTGCAATTAAGGTATAGAACAAATCTGTAACCTGAAAAACCTCTGTCATTTCTCCTTGCTGTCAATCCCCATGTCACCCCATTCAAATAAAAGATATGCAGAACTTGATAACTGTGGTTAAGATTTTTCTCAATCAGAAAAAGTTTCATATGCCTAATGCAAATCATAAATCCAGGAAAGAGGCATTCCAACCTCCCACATGAGGGAACAGAAATGGAGGAAACAACAGAAGcataaaaatagtatttgaaagctataaaatgtagaaaaataaaggtttttcaGGTTGTAGGAGAATAAGGGTATAATACAGTTGTGTCATAAACCAGTTTTATTTAGAGAAGAACTATGATGTGGATGGAGAAGATGGAAATAAACTCTCTATTCCTTAATATTCTATAGGCAGAGGAGATGGAGATTGCAAACAGCACAGTGGTGAAAGAATTCATCCTCCTTGGTCTGACTCAGTCTAGAAATACTCAACTCCTGGTCTTTGTGCTCATCTTGATTTTCTACCTCATCATCCTTCCTGGGAATTTCCTCATCATTCTAACCATCAGATTAGACCCTGGCCTCTCAGCACCCCTCTACTTCTTTCTGGGAAACTTGGCCTTCCTCGATGTATCCTATGCTTTCATTGTGGCTCCCAGGATGCTGGCAGACTTCCTCTCTGAGAAGAAGGTCATCTCCTACAAGGGCTGCATCACTCAGCTCTTTTTCTTGCACTTTGTTGGAGGAGGTGAGGGGTTGCTTCTTGTTGTGATGGCTTTTGACCGCTACATTGCCATCTGTCGTCCTTTACACTATTCAACTGTCATGAACCCTAGAGCCTGCCACACCTTTCTGTTGGCTCCGTGGCTTGGAGGCTTTGTTCACTCCATCATCCAGGTGGCCCTCATCCTCCACTTGCCCTTCTGTGGTCCAAACCAGCTGGATAACTTCTTCTGTGATGTGCCACAGGTCATCAAGCTGGCCTGCACAGACACCTTTGTGGTGGAGCTCCTGATGGTCTTCAACAGTGGCCTGCTCACTCTCCTGTGCTTCCTGGGGCTTTTGTCTTCCTATGCAGTCATTTTCTGTCATGTACGTGGGTCATCTTCTGAGGGGAAGAACAAAGCCCTGTCCACATGTACCACCCATGTCATTATTATACTGATCATGTTTGGACCTGCCATCTTCATCTATACTCGCCCCTTTAGGGCCTTACCAGTGGACAAGGTGGTTTCCTTTTTCCACACAGTGATCTTTCCTTTGTTGAATCCTGTGATTTATACTCTTCGAAACCAGGAAGTGAAATGTGCCATGAGGAGATTATTGAGATGGCATGTAGTATGctgaatggattttaaaagttaagatgGGGAACGTTGGCTGCTAGTCATTTAACAAATATGGTTTTTCAttgatttcctttcatttgtcAGGCATTGCTGTAGGCAATGAGGGACAGTTATGCATAACTAGAGAAAAAGcttaatgtatttaaattatCTC from Phyllostomus discolor isolate MPI-MPIP mPhyDis1 chromosome 1, mPhyDis1.pri.v3, whole genome shotgun sequence encodes:
- the LOC114490339 gene encoding olfactory receptor 4N4-like, producing the protein MEIANSTVVKEFILLGLTQSRNTQLLVFVLILIFYLIILPGNFLIILTIRLDPGLSAPLYFFLGNLAFLDVSYAFIVAPRMLADFLSEKKVISYKGCITQLFFLHFVGGGEGLLLVVMAFDRYIAICRPLHYSTVMNPRACHTFLLAPWLGGFVHSIIQVALILHLPFCGPNQLDNFFCDVPQVIKLACTDTFVVELLMVFNSGLLTLLCFLGLLSSYAVIFCHVRGSSSEGKNKALSTCTTHVIIILIMFGPAIFIYTRPFRALPVDKVVSFFHTVIFPLLNPVIYTLRNQEVKCAMRRLLRWHVVC